A single Natrinema pellirubrum DSM 15624 DNA region contains:
- a CDS encoding MoaD/ThiS family protein, which produces MRTDQATTGETRPATTADRDIETTTVTVRCTGHVRTAVGTHELEFTFEGDRLRDFLEDFFAEYDLEDMLIAETEADATHSGWAPVPDDLPGTWRKNPEGDQTRPYARVCVNGRFNEHLGGFETELDEDDRVALIYPFMFCC; this is translated from the coding sequence ATGCGAACGGACCAAGCGACCACCGGTGAGACGCGACCGGCCACGACAGCCGACCGAGACATCGAGACGACGACCGTGACCGTCCGCTGTACCGGCCACGTCCGGACCGCCGTCGGGACTCACGAACTCGAGTTCACCTTCGAGGGCGACCGCCTACGGGACTTCCTCGAGGACTTCTTCGCCGAGTACGACCTCGAGGACATGCTCATCGCCGAAACCGAGGCGGACGCGACCCACAGCGGCTGGGCCCCGGTGCCCGACGATCTGCCCGGGACCTGGCGCAAGAACCCCGAGGGCGACCAGACCCGGCCCTACGCTCGCGTCTGTGTCAATGGCCGCTTCAACGAACACCTCGGCGGATTCGAGACGGAACTCGACGAGGACGACCGCGTCGCCCTGATCTACCCGTTCATGTTCTGCTGTTGA
- a CDS encoding CGCGG family putative rSAM-modified RiPP protein, translating into MTEDVSGVEPVTRGEHDASWSANLEGPEHAMDRDLIVEQAKDAIVATTAGYHVNLVTHGDHGHPETYLWDELEAAFDGLRLEYVDQCGCGGHVTRAHVLEE; encoded by the coding sequence ATGACCGAAGACGTCTCCGGCGTCGAACCCGTGACCCGCGGCGAACACGACGCGTCCTGGTCGGCGAACCTCGAGGGGCCCGAACACGCGATGGACCGGGACCTCATCGTCGAACAGGCGAAAGACGCGATCGTGGCGACGACCGCCGGCTACCACGTCAACCTCGTCACCCACGGCGACCACGGCCACCCCGAGACCTACCTCTGGGACGAACTCGAGGCGGCCTTCGACGGCCTCCGGCTCGAGTACGTCGATCAGTGTGGCTGTGGCGGCCACGTCACCCGCGCGCACGTCCTCGAGGAGTAG
- a CDS encoding DUF7577 domain-containing protein — protein sequence MRSRTTSIDDPVTCRHCGTENEHLYTYCRRCTGHLPARPDAEPAVRTERPPDRSRRPIPRQSAPAPAAPPTADPVPATSSSVR from the coding sequence ATGCGTTCTCGCACGACCTCGATCGACGACCCGGTCACCTGTCGGCACTGCGGTACGGAAAACGAACACCTGTACACGTACTGTCGCCGCTGTACTGGCCACCTGCCGGCGCGGCCCGACGCCGAGCCGGCGGTCCGGACTGAACGCCCTCCCGATCGTTCGCGTCGTCCGATTCCCCGTCAGTCAGCTCCAGCCCCGGCCGCGCCGCCGACGGCCGACCCCGTACCCGCGACCTCTTCGTCGGTGAGGTAA
- a CDS encoding TIGR04347 family pseudo-SAM/SPASM protein, which translates to MISISKLLCDLDAEGDGLRYDAADESKKPQITDEKQHRPVVVWNTTRRCNLYCSHCYAGAENQAATGEFSTAEAKTFIDQLADFGAPVLLFSGGEPLVREDLIELVSYAADRGVRPVLSSNGTLLTREKAMALKDAGLQYAGISVDGLPERNDRFRGEEGAFDAAVRGIENCLEVGLKTGLRYTITEANAPDLEGVVDLLAEKGLDRFCFYHLDYGGRGAEIVDADLSPAEKREAVKQVADLTLEYHDRGEEIETLLVGNYADAAYLVEYAREEFGEAKAQAVYDYLERNGGDPTGERIADVDYQGNVHLTQFWQGYSLGNVRDRPFGEIWTDESNPLLAALRNREERLNGKCADCQYKSICRGASRLRALATTGDLFAPDPQCYLTDEEVAGTGSAVGGAAGAGAD; encoded by the coding sequence GTGATCTCGATCAGCAAACTGCTCTGCGATCTCGACGCCGAGGGTGACGGGCTGCGCTACGACGCGGCCGACGAGTCGAAAAAGCCCCAGATCACCGACGAAAAACAGCATCGACCGGTCGTCGTCTGGAACACCACCCGCCGGTGTAACCTCTACTGTTCGCACTGCTATGCCGGCGCGGAGAACCAGGCGGCGACCGGCGAGTTCTCCACGGCCGAGGCGAAGACGTTCATCGACCAGCTCGCCGACTTCGGCGCGCCCGTCCTGCTGTTCTCCGGCGGCGAGCCGCTGGTTCGCGAGGACCTGATCGAACTCGTCAGCTACGCTGCCGACCGGGGCGTTCGCCCAGTACTATCCTCGAACGGGACGTTGCTGACCCGCGAGAAGGCCATGGCCCTGAAAGACGCCGGGCTCCAGTACGCCGGCATCTCCGTCGACGGACTCCCCGAGCGCAACGACCGGTTCCGCGGCGAAGAAGGGGCGTTCGACGCCGCCGTCCGCGGCATCGAGAACTGCCTCGAGGTCGGACTCAAGACCGGCCTGCGCTATACGATCACCGAGGCCAACGCACCCGACCTCGAGGGCGTCGTCGACCTGCTGGCCGAGAAAGGACTCGACCGGTTCTGTTTCTACCATCTGGACTACGGCGGTCGCGGGGCCGAGATCGTCGACGCCGACCTCTCCCCCGCGGAGAAACGCGAGGCGGTCAAGCAGGTCGCTGACCTCACGCTCGAGTACCACGATCGCGGCGAGGAAATCGAGACGCTGCTCGTGGGCAACTACGCCGACGCGGCCTATCTCGTCGAGTACGCCCGCGAGGAGTTCGGCGAGGCCAAGGCCCAGGCGGTCTACGACTACCTCGAGCGAAACGGTGGCGACCCGACCGGCGAGCGGATCGCCGACGTCGACTACCAGGGCAACGTCCACCTCACCCAGTTCTGGCAGGGGTACAGCCTCGGGAACGTCCGCGACCGGCCCTTCGGCGAGATCTGGACCGACGAGTCCAACCCGCTGCTCGCGGCCCTGCGGAACCGCGAGGAGCGCCTGAACGGCAAGTGCGCGGACTGCCAGTACAAGTCGATCTGTCGCGGTGCGTCGCGGCTGCGGGCGCTGGCGACGACGGGCGATCTGTTCGCGCCGGACCCGCAGTGTTACCTCACCGACGAAGAGGTCGCGGGTACGGGGTCGGCCGTCGGCGGCGCGGCCGGGGCTGGAGCTGACTGA
- a CDS encoding Htur_1727 family rSAM-partnered candidate RiPP, giving the protein MVEKARRAPVDSDERGNPTPQWEVFVRNEAGDPMRHVGSVAAASATEAHEHAGRLFGWYAVDLWVCPAESVERFSTRGLAADAEERPDEEANDDDDDGSDEPRVYKETAGASEVNSL; this is encoded by the coding sequence ATGGTCGAGAAAGCACGCCGCGCCCCGGTCGACAGCGACGAACGCGGGAACCCGACGCCACAGTGGGAGGTCTTCGTCCGCAACGAGGCGGGCGATCCGATGCGCCACGTCGGCAGCGTCGCCGCGGCCAGCGCGACGGAAGCCCACGAACACGCCGGTCGGTTGTTCGGCTGGTACGCCGTCGATCTGTGGGTCTGTCCGGCGGAGTCGGTCGAACGGTTCTCGACGCGCGGATTGGCCGCCGACGCCGAGGAGCGGCCGGACGAGGAGGCCAACGACGATGACGACGACGGGAGCGACGAACCCCGCGTCTACAAGGAAACGGCCGGCGCGTCGGAGGTGAACAGTCTGTGA
- a CDS encoding TIGR04053 family radical SAM/SPASM domain-containing protein produces the protein MRPGNLDTSERPFVLIWELTQACGLACDHCRADAKPQRHPDELSTAEGKALLEDAAEFGDGQLVVLSGGDPLVRDDVPELIAHGDDLGLRMTITPSGTGSLTADRIEEMADAGLKRMAVSLDGASPEAHDAFRGEDGSFEETIRAVEDAREAGLPVQVNTTVCQQTVAELPAIRDLLTEIGAVMWSVFFLVPVGRGRVLEPIAPDRADAVMEWLHEVSDTEPFGVKTTEAPQYRRVAMQRRADEDEGGQSGGRPGPGDGIERRTGIVAGDGFAFVSHIGEVFPSGFLPESAGNVRDRPVTELYRDSELFRSLRDRDNLSGKCGACPYRHVCGGSRSRAFAHTGDPLASDPLCPFVPEGYDGPLPWDDTEGDARGVSTGD, from the coding sequence ATGCGCCCCGGCAATCTCGACACGTCCGAACGGCCGTTCGTCCTCATCTGGGAACTCACCCAGGCCTGTGGCCTCGCCTGTGACCACTGTCGGGCCGACGCCAAGCCCCAGCGCCACCCCGACGAACTCTCGACCGCCGAGGGGAAAGCGCTGCTCGAGGACGCGGCCGAGTTCGGCGACGGCCAGTTGGTCGTCCTCTCGGGCGGCGACCCGCTCGTTCGCGACGACGTCCCGGAACTGATCGCCCACGGTGACGACCTCGGCCTGCGGATGACGATCACCCCCAGCGGGACCGGCTCGCTGACCGCCGACCGGATCGAGGAGATGGCCGACGCGGGGCTCAAACGGATGGCCGTCAGCCTCGACGGGGCCTCGCCGGAGGCCCACGACGCCTTCCGCGGCGAGGACGGCAGCTTCGAGGAGACGATCAGGGCCGTCGAGGACGCCCGCGAGGCCGGGCTTCCCGTCCAGGTCAACACCACCGTCTGCCAGCAGACGGTCGCGGAACTCCCCGCGATTCGGGACCTGCTGACCGAGATCGGGGCCGTCATGTGGAGCGTCTTCTTCCTCGTCCCCGTCGGTCGTGGGCGGGTCCTCGAGCCGATCGCGCCCGATCGGGCCGACGCGGTCATGGAGTGGCTCCACGAGGTCAGCGACACCGAACCCTTCGGCGTCAAGACGACCGAAGCCCCGCAGTACCGGCGGGTCGCGATGCAGCGACGAGCCGACGAAGACGAGGGCGGTCAAAGCGGCGGCCGACCCGGCCCGGGCGACGGGATCGAACGACGGACGGGGATCGTCGCGGGCGATGGCTTCGCCTTCGTCAGCCACATCGGCGAGGTGTTCCCCTCGGGATTCCTGCCGGAGTCGGCCGGCAACGTCCGCGACCGACCGGTCACGGAGCTGTATCGCGATTCCGAGCTGTTCCGCTCGCTCCGGGACCGGGACAACCTCTCGGGCAAGTGCGGGGCCTGTCCCTACCGCCACGTCTGTGGCGGCAGCCGCTCGCGCGCGTTCGCCCACACCGGCGACCCGCTCGCCAGCGACCCGCTCTGTCCGTTCGTTCCCGAGGGCTACGACGGCCCGCTCCCCTGGGACGACACCGAAGGCGACGCTCGAGGCGTCTCAACCGGCGACTGA